ccttcaacaaggtaacgagtCTAACAGTGCAAAAGCGttgccattgccaggtataaccaaccAATGCCAGACTTAGGGTGTTCACCCGAGAGCTCGAGACCGGGTACTCAAGAAGCACCACCCGATCGAAGTCATCATACATTATCTCCTCCACTTTCCACGGTCGTTGCAGATCCTTGCAGCTGCATACGCGCATGGTCGACGTGAGATGCCACGCAAGAGATGACCATGCCTGCATGAGCAGGCAGTTAAGCCGTGACAAGAGCCGCCTCCACAAGACGACACATACTTTGATGAGGGAGGAAGGCCACATGCACCATCAAAATCCCGAGTTTGGGACGATTGGGCATATACCCGCACCGTCCTCACAAGTGGAGGTAGATGACCGGCCTTATTAGACAACATGACAACATACCGCCACTACCATCATCATCGCACGTCACAAAAGATTACACAAGGGTGAAGGACGCGTTCGCCATTTGCATCACCACCGGCGATGAAGATCAGAAAAAAAAACTGCTGAATCTGTAGGTCCAGGCCCTTTCGGCGACCATTGTCTAGCCGATGATGCGTTGACGAAGGGAGAGCCAGTCAGCCAAGCGCGACCAACAGTGCCCAGCAGCGCACAAGCCAGCTTGGGCGCGACGGCCGTGGCATCTATTGCATCGTCACATTCTCTTAGGCGCGGGCCATGACCGCGGCATCTACTGCATGGCCAGTTCGCCACTGCCTCGTCTTGCCACACCCTCACACCGAAGAGACGCCTTGGGAGCAGCACTAGCCCCGGTTAGATGAGCAAGCTCTCCAGATCGGGAACGTGGTGGCCGTGCTGGCTCCCTTCTCTTTTCTTCGTtaagtcttagtcgactgagatttagcaattTCATAAGCAAAAATTAAACTTGACAGGAGCATAAAAGGGGAGCACATGACATGTTCTGTGCGTCCACAATCATAAAGACTAACGATCGATGACTTACATTTACAAATCGAGCGTCTACTACATTACCCAAAAAtgacaaagaaacaaaaaacaacAGCTGCTACAACTACTTTATTACAAAAAGGCATAAAGAGAAAGAAACAAAAACCATAGATAGGTCCTAGCTAAGCTGACACTCTATGATTAGGTAGCTAATTAAACAAACATTGGAGACTGATATAGTACTGCTAGTAGTGTGGCTCAGCTCCTGATCACTCACCGTCCATCAGTCTCCAATCAAGACTTGGCCACCACGTCCTTTCTCCCTCTCTTATCTTAATTAACTAGCCGCTCCACCGATTTTAATTACCTTAATTCCCAACTCCGATCGATGTACCCCATGAACTAACTGGTGCTCAGCGTCTTGCCATGGCCGCCGGTCCACTGCGCGCTCCCGGGGCTCCACTTGGGGCACTTGGGGCTGAAGTACCTCCCCTCCACCCTGCCGTCGAGCAGCTCCACCACCTGGCCCGGCCGCACGCACCGCGGCGCCTTGTACTGATTGATCGACGCGCCGCGGCTCAGCGCGAGGTCCATCAGCTTGTCAAACGTGCCCTCGGAGACGACGCGGATTTCCAGGGGCCCGACGGAGCGGTCGGCGGCGCGGCATTGCCGGTACACGCTGTTGAGCGACTCCTCCACGGCGAGGCAGCAGTCCTCGAACACGAACGCCGGCACCGGGGTCGTGGACCCGCCGCCCGCGCGGAGCTCCCAGAAGAGCACGTAGTGGCCCGGGATGGTGCTCGCGTCGGCGTAGCTGGTGTACTCGACGAGCGACGCCCCGAACGGCTCCAGGTGCTGCACCGCGCTGCTCACGGCGGCGTGGAGCTCCGCCTCGTCCGTCTTGTCGGCGTCGATGCTCAGCGCCACGTTCTTCCGCCGCAGGAAGTTGAACATGGGCGCCGCGTTCTTGAACCCCGCCACCCGGAGCACGTCGCCCACGCGGTAGCGGTACAGGCCGGAGTAGGTGGTGACGACGAGCTCGTACTCCTTGCCGAGCTTCACGTCGACGAGGTTGACGAGGTCCCGCTGGTCcggctcgccggcggcggcgctgctgccGGATTGGACGGGGAGGAACTCGAAGTAGCACATTGTCGGGATCAGCGTGTAGGCGACGTCGGCTGGACTGCAGATCGGGTTCAGATTTAGGCCGAAGTAGCACTCACTGGAGGCGTACATAGTGCACGCCAGTGGCAGGCCGCCGCCGTAGTAGTCGAGGGTAGGGATGTATTGGGCCATGGCACCCGTGACGATGACGTCTATGTACTTGGTGTTGGGCCACACCCTCCGGATCACGCCCTTCCACGACGACCTCTTGCACGCGTCCTCGATCGCGTCGGCTTGGGCCGGGTCCGGGCGGAGCACCCGGCCGACGGCGGCGCGCACGGCACGGTCGGTGATCTCCGCGTCCAGCTCGCCGGTGCGGATGTCCCGGCACAGACGCTCCCAGTGCTTCTCGAGGAAGTGGATCGCCCGGAGGAACCCGGACGCGAAGACCGCGCCGACGCGGAGCACGTCCGCGCGGTGGACGAGGCCGCAGAGCAGCTGCGCGTACATGCTCTGGTACGCGTCGACGCACAGGATGGCCTCGTCGGGGCTGGTGTGCACGGTGTAGGGGTCGTGGGGGCGCTCCAGGAAATGTCGGCTCCGGTAGAAGCTGGTGAGGACGGGCCTCGCCGGCAGCCCTCCCGGCGTGCGCGACTCGGCCTTGACGAAGTAGAGGTACATGGCCTTGCCCTTGTCGAGCCCCGGCATGGCCTGGCTCATGACCGGCATGAGCAGGCTGTACAGCATGGACCGGCGGTCCATCTCCTCCTCGATGGTGGGCATCAGCTTCCGCTCCCCTCCCGACGTGCCGGAGCTGCAGGTAGGTTCGTTCGTCCATTAGATCGGCGTTCAATCATGCCAAAACGGACACATGTACGTACAGTACGTACGTAGCAGGCTAGGGTGTGATGGACGGATGGAtggatgcgtgcgtgcgtgcgtgcgtaccTAGTGAGGAACTCTCGGATGGGCTTGCCGGAGAGGATGGGCGAGGAGTCGCCGTTGGCGATGCGGATGACGTCGGGGAGGATGTCCTCGTAGGTGGtgagcggcgcgaggcggcggaagGCGTCGTCGGCGCCGGGGGCGGCGCCCGGGACGCCGATGCGGCGCAGGTACTCGGCCGGCGCGTTCTGCGCCAGGATCTCCACCAGCACCTGGCGCTGTATCTCCCCCGCGCACCGGGTCACGCGCTCGATGAGGTCGAGCACCTGGCGGTGCGCCTCCTCCCAGGAGGAGACCCCcgcccccgcgcccgccgccgtgcCCGGCACCGCCATCGGCGCTTCCGGCATGGCACTGCACCGGGCTCCCGGCAAGTACAGCCTTCTCTACCGCGGCTGTGTCGTGTAGTGCGATGTGGACGGAGGCTAGCTCGCTCGTCGCTCTTATCACCGGCGTCCGTCTGATAAGTGAAGGGTGCTGCTTGTGTGTGGTGTGGGTGTGGGCAGAAGCGCGAGCGGGCGGCGCAGATTTATAGGACGGCGGGGGGGCGTTGAGGGCAGCCTCGTCTTTTCGCCCCCGAATAGTACACATCTGGTGTCCCGTACGTACGTACGTAGGTACGATTGCGAGCGAATGAAAGGGAGAATACCAAAATCCCGTACGGTGCGCAAATGACGGGGGTTGGGTTTCTGGTGCTCGCGGGGTCGTATTCTAGCCTGATTTTCGTCGTTTTTCCCTCCGCGGTTTCAGTTCAATTCATTCATACGCGGGAGGGGGAGGCGTGGCTCATATGCATGATGAGTCACAGAAATGATGTGGAGGCCGCAAGTGGCAAGCGGTTGGCTCCATATTTGCACCCGCGATCCGGCATACCATCTGCATGATCATCGACCCCCTCCATTAGTTCACTACtcctcctttttcccttttttaaaattcttttgagaggaaagaccctttttctgtttttttttttgcaggaaaagagAAAAAAGGCCCACTCTTCTATCTTTGGTAACCAAGTAATTCATGTATGGTAACCAATCTCTTCTTTAGCAATATGGTATCTTTGGCAACCCATTAAATTCTGGTCAATCGGTACAAATAAATTTTGATCAATCTTTGGTAGTAGTAACCTGATAAATCTTTGGTATATTTGGCAACAAATTAAGTTTGGATCAATTGGCACAAATCAATAAACAACCAATATTTGGAAACCCATTAAATTTGGTTAATTGGTACAAAGAAATTCAACAACCAATAAAGCAACATGTACAAACTGAGGCCTCTCATCCACCTACTTTTTATGAAGGGGTCGATGCCGAAATGTTAACAGTCCGCGAGCGAAGCCACAGCAGAGTCATCTTCAACCATCCTCATCAACCCGAGCCGCCaccatttccatctccatagccGCCATCAC
This DNA window, taken from Triticum aestivum cultivar Chinese Spring chromosome 1D, IWGSC CS RefSeq v2.1, whole genome shotgun sequence, encodes the following:
- the LOC123182515 gene encoding probable indole-3-acetic acid-amido synthetase GH3.4 is translated as MPEAPMAVPGTAAGAGAGVSSWEEAHRQVLDLIERVTRCAGEIQRQVLVEILAQNAPAEYLRRIGVPGAAPGADDAFRRLAPLTTYEDILPDVIRIANGDSSPILSGKPIREFLTSSGTSGGERKLMPTIEEEMDRRSMLYSLLMPVMSQAMPGLDKGKAMYLYFVKAESRTPGGLPARPVLTSFYRSRHFLERPHDPYTVHTSPDEAILCVDAYQSMYAQLLCGLVHRADVLRVGAVFASGFLRAIHFLEKHWERLCRDIRTGELDAEITDRAVRAAVGRVLRPDPAQADAIEDACKRSSWKGVIRRVWPNTKYIDVIVTGAMAQYIPTLDYYGGGLPLACTMYASSECYFGLNLNPICSPADVAYTLIPTMCYFEFLPVQSGSSAAAGEPDQRDLVNLVDVKLGKEYELVVTTYSGLYRYRVGDVLRVAGFKNAAPMFNFLRRKNVALSIDADKTDEAELHAAVSSAVQHLEPFGASLVEYTSYADASTIPGHYVLFWELRAGGGSTTPVPAFVFEDCCLAVEESLNSVYRQCRAADRSVGPLEIRVVSEGTFDKLMDLALSRGASINQYKAPRCVRPGQVVELLDGRVEGRYFSPKCPKWSPGSAQWTGGHGKTLSTS